In Oreochromis aureus strain Israel breed Guangdong linkage group 15, ZZ_aureus, whole genome shotgun sequence, a single genomic region encodes these proteins:
- the pigh gene encoding phosphatidylinositol N-acetylglucosaminyltransferase subunit H, whose product MEDEAFTDISGKPISLDCQSHSSFCREFIISSPKVSMGKVMVYTCSVWLLAYAVFFFTQNTAVLSGAILVTLVGMMLHIHFVKVDHESLLVIGSLGIQVSSSYASGREITTFIEMSKIKDIVINEAIYMHQIIYYLCVLLKDPSEPDAVSSVVPLFQSSKPRLNCLVKVYKSCQEILSKCQ is encoded by the exons ATGGAAGACGAAGCCTTCACTGACATTAGCGGTAAACCAATCTCTCTGGACTGTCAGAGTCACTCCAGCTTTTGCAGGGAGTTCATTATCAGCTCCCCAAAAGTGTCCATGGGCAAAGTGATGGTATACACCTGCTCCGTGTGGCTTCTGGCGTATGCAGTGTTCTTCTTCACCCAG AACACTGCCGTTCTGTCCGGCGCTATTCTTGTCACCCTTGTTGGCATGATGCTTCACATCCACTTTGTGAAGGTAGACCATGAGTCCCTTCTTGTCATTGGCTCCTTAGGCATCCAGGTGTCCTCCAGCTATGCCTCGGGCCGCGAGATAACCACTTTCATTGAGATGAGCAAGATCAAGGATATAGTCATCAATGAAGCTATTTACATG CATCAGATCATCTACTACCTCTGTGTACTGTTGAAGGACCCCTCAGAGCCTGATGCAGTGTCAAGTGTTGTGCCATTGTTTCAG agtTCAAAGCCAAGGCTGAACTGCTTGGTGAAAGTCTATAAAAGCTGTCAGGAGATTCTTTCAAAGTGCCAATGA
- the zfyve1 gene encoding zinc finger FYVE domain-containing protein 1, producing the protein MSGQGPAVNKGMNTILICQESYACGGSDEAVFECDECGSLQCARCELELHRQERMRNHDRVRVAPGHVPFCDSCKGDGSCSGRLRAVVRCQGCKINLCLDCQKRTHGGVNKRKHPLVPYPPAKAPQENSVSAGESDMEILKSKLEKVCSFLLVDEKEEMQVKDEKDFVSRLGCSSDELLKVVSIFGNTGEGKSYTLNHTFFLGREVFKTSPTQESCTVGVWAAMDPLHRVVVIDTEGLLGAGANQGQRTRLLLKVLAISDVVIYRTHADRLHDDLFKFLGDASDAYLKHFTRELKATTTRCGLDVPLSTLGPAVIIFHETVHTKLLGSDTPSESAERLLQERFRKLGLFPEAFSSIQYRGTRTYNPPTDFSGLLRSLEQQLDNNTTRSPRSASVIFKALQALSERFSGEIPDEHMNSNSFFPDEYFTCSSICLSCGSGCKRSMNHLKEGLDHEAKHRCRYSAQYDNRIYTCKACYERGKEVIVVPKTTASSDSPWFGLAIYAWSGYVIECPNCSVIYRSRQYWYGNQDPVETVVRTEIQHIWPGSDGFLKDNNNAAQRLLDGVKYISQSVSELSVKPAKAVTSWLTDQIAPAYWKPNSLILKCHKCGEEFQPNDTKHHCRACGEGFCDACSSKTRPVPERGWGLAPVRVCDACFHNRGIPTELLDAALEEEGGTLIARKVGEAVQNTLGAVVGAIDIPLGLVKDAARPAYWVPDQDIHSCCECQREFSPRLSIHHCRACGQGVCDDCSQERRPVPSRGWDHPVRVCNGCNQKAGEL; encoded by the exons ATGAGTGGTCAAGGTCCAGCTGTAAACAAAGGAATGAACACCATCCTGATCTGTCAGGAGAGCTATGCCTGTGGGGGCTCGGACGAGGCTGTGTTTGAATGCGATGAGTGTGGCAGCTTGCAGTGTGCTCGCTGTGAACTGGAGCTACATCGGCAGGAGCGCATGAGGAATCACGACCGGGTTCGGGTCGCCCCGGGCCACGTTCCTTTCTGTGACTCCTGCAAAGGGGATGGCAGCTGCTCTGGCAGACTCAGAGCAGTGGTCCGCTGCCAGGGCTGTAAGATCAACCTGTGTTTGGATTGCCAAAAACGCACCCATGGGGGAGTCAACAAGAGAAAGCACCCTCTGGTACCTTACCCACCTGCCAAAGCTCCTCAAGAGAACAGTGTCAGTGCTGGGGAGAGTGACATGGAAATcctcaaatccaaactggagAAGGTGTGCAGCTTTCTGCTAGTGGATGAGAAGGAGGAAATGCAG GTGAAGGATGAGAAGGACTTTGTCAGCAGACTGGGTTGTAGTTCAGATGAGCTCCTCAAGGTGGTCTCCATTTTTGGGAACACTGGTGAGGGAAAATCCTACACCCTGAACCATACGTTCTTTCTTGggagagaagtgttcaagacgTCTCCCACTCAGGAGTCCTGCACTGTGGGTGTTTGGGCAGCTATGGACCCTCTGCATCGGGTTGTAGTCATCGATACAGAGGGACTGCTTGGAGCTG GGGCTAATCAGGGTCAGAGAACTCGGCTGCTGCTCAAGGTCCTGGCTATCTCTGATGTGGTAATCTACCGGACACACGCTGACCGTCTCCATGACGATCTCTTCAAGTTCCTTGGTGATGCATCAGATGCCTACCTGAAACATTTCACTAGAGAATTAAAGGCAACTACCACTCGCTGTGGTCTTGATGTACCGTTGTCCACCCTGGGCCCCGCGGTGATCATCTTCCACGAGACTGTCCACACCAAGCTTCTAGGATCAG ACACGCCCTCAGAATCTGCTGAGCGCCTTCTCCAGGAGCGTTTCAGGAAGCTGGGCTTATTTCCGGAAGCATTCAGCTCCATCCAGTACCGTGGGACTCGAACCTACAACCCTCCCACGGACTTCAGTGGTTTGCTCCGCAGCCTGGAGCAGCAGCTGGACAACAATACGACACGCTCACCACGATCTGCCAGTGTCATCTTCAAGGCCCTGCAG GCCCTGAGTGAGCGCTTCAGTGGGGAGATTCCAGATGAACATATGAACAGTAACTCCTTCTTTCCAGATGAATACTTTACCTGTTCCAGCATCTGCCTCAGTTGTGG GTCAGGCTGTAAGAGGAGCATGAATCACCTAAAGGAAGGTCTTGACCATGAAGCCAAACATCGCTGCCGGTACTCTGCACAGTACGACAACCGCATCTACACATGCAAG GCCTGCTACGAAAGGGGAAAGGAAGTCATAGTGGTTCCCAAAACGACGGCCTCGTCTGACTCACCGTGGTTTGGCTTGGCCATCTACGCTTGGTCAGG GTATGTCATTGAGTGTCCCAACTGTTCAGTGATCTACAGAAGCAGGCAGTACTGGTATGGAAACCAGGACCCAGTGGAAACAGTGGTCAGAACAGAAATCCAGCACATCTGGCCTGGG TCTGATGGCTTTTTGAAAGACAACAACAACGCTGCTCAGAGGTTGTTGGACGGAGTCAAATACATTTCTCAGTCTGTGTCTGAACTCAGCGTCAAGCCTGCCAAAGCGGTCACTTCCTGGCTTACTGACCAGATTGCTCCTGCCTACTGGAAACCCAATTCCCTCATCCTG AAATGTCATAAATGTGGGGAGGAGTTCCAGCCCAACGACACCAAGCACCACTGCCGTGCCTGTGGAGAGGGCTTCTGTGACGCCTGCTCCTCCAAAACCCGGCCGGTCCCTGAGAGGGGCTGGGGTCTTGCGCCTGTTAGGGTCTGCGACGCGTGTTTCCACAACAGAGGAATTCCAACTG AGTTGCTGGACGCTGCgttggaggaggagggaggcacTCTGATAGCGAGGAAGGTTGGAGAGGCTGTTCAGAACACTTTGGGGGCTGTAGTTGGTGCCATCGATATACCTCTTG GCCTAGTGAAGGATGCAGCTCGGCCGGCCTACTGGGTGCCAGATCAGGACATCCACTCTTGCTGCGAGTGCCAAAGGGAGTTCTCACCACGTCTCTCTATCCACCATTGTCGCGCCTGCGGGCAGGGCGTGTGTGATGACTGCTCCCAGGAGCGGCGCCCCGTGCCGTCCCGTGGATGGGACCACCCCGTGAGGGTATGCAACGGCTGCAACCAGAAAGCAGGGGAACTCTAG
- the wdr21 gene encoding WD repeat domain 21 isoform X1 has product MRKWNWREGQRPHTRQGAGQRRGWHRGNRQQWYERDDAGPSHRPSQRQHANQPVSHSSSSLSSSSSSKASSAAPELPGFYFDPEKNRYFRLLPGHNNCNPLTREQLQQKEREKERNKMLAEDEKTRKKAPRRGLNTSLLLQKRHLGVLPEHSYCRLVHEVKVSGMRRHKLEIQSTDNSISNTDNFRLIVGDSACERVFTVNDVSHGGCKYGIMNFSSSSKGSLSVEMCDNLYFTNRKVNSICWASVNYPDSHVLLCLVGVADTPGCVSLLPASLFSNSNPDQPGMLCSFKISSAWSCAWCLNPQFDKTFSTGLSRRVIVKDAETGRTQTYSVGSDVLAQQFALRVPVLFNGCRSGEIFSIDLRQRGRRDHSWKASRFHQESAITSVRVLQDENYLLAADMLGQIKLWDVRVTKPVQEYKGHHNEHTYLPIHVNECEGLLLAVGQDCYTRLWSLKDGHLLRTIPSPHPAANDLIPSVVFSSNLGGSRGLPGLLMAVKHDLYYFPYNTDYQE; this is encoded by the exons ATGAGGAAGTGGAACTGGCGAGAAGGACAGCGACCGCACACGCGACAAGGTGCTGGTCAGCGCCGTGGATGGCACCGAGGAAACCGACAGCAGTG GTATGAACGTGATGATGCAGGGCCCTCACACAGACCATCTCAGAGGCAGCATGCTAACCAGCCTGTCTCACATTCCTCTTCTTCCTTGTCTTCCTCGTCTTCTTCTAAAGCCAGCAGTGCTGCACCAG AGCTGCCAGGTTTCTATTTTGACCCAGAGAAAAACCGTTACTTCCGGCTATTGCCCGGGCACAACAACTGTAACCCACTAACCAGAGAGCAGCtacaacagaaagaaagagagaaggagaggaacAAGATGTTGGCAGAAGATGAAAAAACGAGAAAA AAAGCACCAAGAAGAGGACTAAACACTTCGCTGCTACTTCAGAAACGACATCTAGGCGTATTACCTGAGCACTCCTATTGCAG ACTCGTCCATGAGGTGAAGGTCAGTGGAATGAGACGCCACAAACTAGAGATCCAGAGCACAGACAACAGCATCTCGAACACCGACAACTTCAGACTCATAGTG GGGGATTCGGCGTGTGAGCGAGTGTTCACAGTCAACGATGTCTCTCATGGCGGCTGCAAGTATGGCATCATGaacttcagcagcagcagcaagggGTCTCTGTCTGTGGAAATGTGCGATAACCTCTACTTCACTAATCGGAAG GTCAATTCCATCTGCTGGGCTTCAGTAAATTACCCCGATTCTCATGTGTT ACTGTGTCTGGTGGGAGTAGCAGACACCCCTGGCTGCGTGAGTTTACTTCCTGCTTCCCTCTTCAGCAACTCCAACCCAG ATCAGCCTGGAATGCTGTGCAGCTTTAAGATATCCTCAGCCTGGTCTTGTGCTTGGTGCCTCAACCCCCAGTTTGACAAGACGTTCAGCACTG GCCTGTCTCGTAGAGTGATTGTGAAGGATGCAGAGACAGGCAGAACACAGACGTACAGCGTTGGCAGTGATGTCCTGGCTCAGCAGTTTGCCCTTAGG GTTCCTGTCCTGTTTAACGGTTGCAGATCGGGGGAGATCTTCAGCATCGACCTCCGACAGCGCGGCCGCAGAGATCACAGCTGGAAGGCCAGTCGCTTCCATCAAGAATCAGCCATCACCTCTGTACGCGTCCTGCAGGATGAGAACTACCTGCTGGCTGCTGACATGCTGGGCCAG ATTAAGCTGTGGGATGTGCGAGTCACAAAGCCAGTGCAGGAGTACAAAGGTCATCATAATGAGCATACCTACCTTCCCATCCATGTCAATGAGTGTGAAGGGCTTTTGCTAGCAG TGGGTCAGGATTGCTACACAAGGTTATGGAGCCTTAAGGATGGTCATCTATTGAGGACCATCCCATCACCCCACCCGGCCGCAAACGACTTGATCCCAAGTGTTGTGTTTTCATCTAACCTGGGTGGCAGCAGGGGCCTCCCGGGGCTGCTCATGGCTGTCAAACACGACCTCTATTACTTCCCATACAACACTGACTACCAGGAATGA
- the wdr21 gene encoding WD repeat domain 21 isoform X2 encodes MRRHKLEIQSTDNSISNTDNFRLIVGDSACERVFTVNDVSHGGCKYGIMNFSSSSKGSLSVEMCDNLYFTNRKVNSICWASVNYPDSHVLLCLVGVADTPGCVSLLPASLFSNSNPDQPGMLCSFKISSAWSCAWCLNPQFDKTFSTGLSRRVIVKDAETGRTQTYSVGSDVLAQQFALRVPVLFNGCRSGEIFSIDLRQRGRRDHSWKASRFHQESAITSVRVLQDENYLLAADMLGQIKLWDVRVTKPVQEYKGHHNEHTYLPIHVNECEGLLLAVGQDCYTRLWSLKDGHLLRTIPSPHPAANDLIPSVVFSSNLGGSRGLPGLLMAVKHDLYYFPYNTDYQE; translated from the exons ATGAGACGCCACAAACTAGAGATCCAGAGCACAGACAACAGCATCTCGAACACCGACAACTTCAGACTCATAGTG GGGGATTCGGCGTGTGAGCGAGTGTTCACAGTCAACGATGTCTCTCATGGCGGCTGCAAGTATGGCATCATGaacttcagcagcagcagcaagggGTCTCTGTCTGTGGAAATGTGCGATAACCTCTACTTCACTAATCGGAAG GTCAATTCCATCTGCTGGGCTTCAGTAAATTACCCCGATTCTCATGTGTT ACTGTGTCTGGTGGGAGTAGCAGACACCCCTGGCTGCGTGAGTTTACTTCCTGCTTCCCTCTTCAGCAACTCCAACCCAG ATCAGCCTGGAATGCTGTGCAGCTTTAAGATATCCTCAGCCTGGTCTTGTGCTTGGTGCCTCAACCCCCAGTTTGACAAGACGTTCAGCACTG GCCTGTCTCGTAGAGTGATTGTGAAGGATGCAGAGACAGGCAGAACACAGACGTACAGCGTTGGCAGTGATGTCCTGGCTCAGCAGTTTGCCCTTAGG GTTCCTGTCCTGTTTAACGGTTGCAGATCGGGGGAGATCTTCAGCATCGACCTCCGACAGCGCGGCCGCAGAGATCACAGCTGGAAGGCCAGTCGCTTCCATCAAGAATCAGCCATCACCTCTGTACGCGTCCTGCAGGATGAGAACTACCTGCTGGCTGCTGACATGCTGGGCCAG ATTAAGCTGTGGGATGTGCGAGTCACAAAGCCAGTGCAGGAGTACAAAGGTCATCATAATGAGCATACCTACCTTCCCATCCATGTCAATGAGTGTGAAGGGCTTTTGCTAGCAG TGGGTCAGGATTGCTACACAAGGTTATGGAGCCTTAAGGATGGTCATCTATTGAGGACCATCCCATCACCCCACCCGGCCGCAAACGACTTGATCCCAAGTGTTGTGTTTTCATCTAACCTGGGTGGCAGCAGGGGCCTCCCGGGGCTGCTCATGGCTGTCAAACACGACCTCTATTACTTCCCATACAACACTGACTACCAGGAATGA